Genomic DNA from Streptacidiphilus rugosus AM-16:
GGGTCTCGAACGACCACTCGGACAGCCGATCGGTTTTCGTCCACCCGACCGGGGAGGCCGCCGGTGGACGAAGGGCTCGGCCGCAGAGTGCGGCCGAGCCCTCGCACTGCCTGGCTGAGAAGGTCAGCCCTCGTTCTCGCAGTGGTTGCCGAACGCCGGGTTCAGCAGCGCGATCACGTTGACGGTGTTGCCGCAGACGTTGACCGGGACGTGGACCGGGACCTGGACCAGGTTGCCCGACAGGAAGCCCGGGGAGTGGCTGGCCTCGCCGTTGGCGGTGCTGCTGGCCGCGGCGACGCCGCCACCGGCGGCGAGCAGACCGGCCGCCGCAACGGAGACCAGAAGGCCGCGCTTGGTGTTGACCATGGGAGGTGTCCCCTCTCGTGAGGAACTCGGGAGTCTGCGGAGCCGGCCATTTCCTGGCCGAAAGTCCGCACTTGGTAATCCGGTCTCTCCAACGAACCGCCGCGGCGCAGGACATGGGTCCGCGGTAGCTCCACCCGAATGGGCGCATCGATGGCGGAATCCAACTTCCGGGTGATAGTGCGGAGAGGCCGGTGACGGCCCGCTCCGGGCGTCGTTGGTCGGGGTGCCTGCTGCTCGGCAATTGCGCAGGCCCCGCCCCCGGTCCGTACGTCAGGTCGGTACGTCTGTTCCCGTACGTCTGTTCCGTACGTCGGCCGGATTCGTGGTGCGGTCCATCGTGTGAGGAAGAGAAGTCATGACGAACGTTCTGAAGGGCGCCCTGGTCGCCACCGCCGCCGTGGGTGTCGTTGCGGCGGGCGCGGGCGCGGCCTTCGCCAGCTCGCACGCCTGCGGCGACACGTCCGACTCCCCGGGCGCGGTGAGCGGCAACAACATCGCGGTTCCGGTCCACGTCCCGGTCAACGTCTCCGGCGTCACCGGCAACCTGGTGGGCGTGCTGAACCCGGCGTTCGGCAACCACGCCGTCAACGAGGGCTGAGACGCCTGACGCCGCACGACGATCGGCCCTGCTCCATGCCTGGGAGCAGGGCCGATGCGTATTATCGGCGGCGACGGCGGGTCAGCGGGGCATGGCTTCGCATGCTGGTGCGGTCGCCGGGCGGCTACGCGTCCGGATATCAATCGCAGTCCCGGTCGTCGGCCGCGGCATCGTCGTCGTGGTGCCACCAGTGGTGCCAGACGGTGTGGTGCCAGGCGACCGCGTGGTCGCCGTTCGCGCAGCGGTTGCCCACGGCGGGGTTCAGCACGCCGACCACGTTCACCGAGTTCCCGCAGACGTTCAGGTCCGCGTCGATGGGTACCTGCACGATGTTGCCGGACAGGAACCCCGGTGAGTCGGTGGCGACGGCGTTGGCCGTCGCGTCGGCGCTCGCCGTGCCTGCCGCGGCGAGCACGAAGCCCGCCACCAGTACGCCGGCGGCTGCCAGCCGGGAGGGTGTGCGCATGGTTTCTCCTTGCTGTGTCGGCGGGAGCCTTCGCGCGGTCGCGAGGGTCACCCGACGTGTCCACAGCAACACTGTGCGGGGCCGGTGGGCCGCCTCGGGGGCGGCGCGGCGCAGAGTCGCCCGGCCGGACGAACCGTGCCGGGCGGTACGGGAGGCCGGTCCCTGGCGTGCGGGCCCGGTACGGGGGCCGGGTGCGAGGGTCCGGACGGGGGGAGACGATAATGCAGGCATGCGTCACCGTTCCCGCGCCGCGTTCGCGCTCTCCGCTCTGGCCCTGTCCGCCGCGCTCGCGCTGTCCGGCTGCGCCGGCAGCGGGGTCCAGCGGGAGGAACCGGCGGCCGCGCAGTCCTCGATCAGCACCGGTGCGGACGGCACGAACCTCTCGCTGCGGGGGCGCAACGTCGACCTGCGGATCACCAAGGCGGCGGTGCATCTGGGGGCGTCGGGCGGCGCGCAGCTGGGCTTGGCGGTGGACAACGCCGGGCCGGTGACCGAGCACCTGGCGCTGGCCTCGGTGGACGGCGTCCAGGCGAAGCTCGTCGGCGGCGACCCGAAAGCCAATCCGCTCTCGGTGGCCGGCGTGCTGATCGCCTCCGGCACGACGGCGCAGTTCGGCGTGCCCGGCGCGCCGAAGATCGTCATGACGAACGGCGCCGCCCTGAAGCCGGGCGGCACCGTCCCTGTCATGCTGCAGTTCGGGGTGGCCGGGATGATCCGCATGGACGTCCCCGTCCTCGCGGACTGAGCCGGCCCGCCCCTGCCTCGTGCGGGGCCGCTAGGCGACCGAGAAGTCGTCCGCGTTCACGTTGCCCTGGCCGTACCAGCCGTGCACGAAGACGCTCACCGTGCCGCTCGCGCCGGTGGTGAAGTGCACCGTGAGCTGGTTCCAGCCGCTGCCGGAGGACCAGGTGCTGGCCGACGCGCCGCCGGTCACGCCGATGTAGGCGTAAGGGCCCTGGACCCAGCCGGTCAGCGTGTAGGCGTGGTTGGGCGAGAGCGTCACCGTCTGGTCGCACTCGCCGGTCGTGGACGAGCTCGGGGCGACCAGCAGGGCGTGCGACCCGCTGTGGACCGGGGAGGAGACCACGGCGCTGCCGCTCTGGCAGGTCCACGGGCTGAGGCTGCCGCTCTCGAATCCGCCGTTGACCAGGCTGCCGCCGCCACCGCCGCCGCTGGTGGAGGTGACCGTCAGCGTGAACGTGGCCGCGTGGCTGCCGGAGGCGGCCGAGCCGGTGACCGTGATCGGGTAGCTGCCGGCCGGGACCGAGGCGCCGACCGTCGCGGTCAGCGTGCTGCTGCCGCCCGCCGTGACCGAGGTGGGGCTGAGCGAGAGGCTGACGCCGGAGGGCGCGCCGCTCGCGGTCAGGCTGACGCTCTGCGCGCTGCCCGAGGTGACCGCGGTGGCGACCGTCGCCGTGGTCGAGCCGCCCTGCTGCACCGAGGCCGAGGCGGGGTTCAGGGCGACCGAGAAGTCGTTCTGGGTGGTTCCGCCGCCGCTGGTGAAGGGCTCCATGGCGTGGCTGAAGTCCCAGGTGCCCTGGCTGATCCCGGAGCAGGTGTCCGAGCCCCCGGTGCCGGGGCAGCCGCCGTTGTCGCGTTCGAGGGCCCAGAAGGAGAGCTCGGCCAGGCCCTTGCCGTTGGCCCAGTTCTCCACGTTGGCGGCGTCGGCCACGGTGGTGGTCTCGGCGGCGCCGTAGTCGTCGATGCCCGGCATCATGGTGATGCCGACCATGTTCCACAGCTGCGCCGCGGACTTGGACGGGTAGAGCGAGGCGAGCTGGCTCTCCAGGCCGGTGGCCGCGTGCTCCGCGTCGGTGCCCATCTCGTGGCTGGCACCGTCGTAGTAGTCGAAGGTCATGATGTTGACCACGTCGACCCTGGCGTTGTTCTGCACCGCGTTCTGCAGGACCGCGAGGCCGCTGGAGGCCAGCCCGCCGGTGGTGGTCGGAAGCGTGTAGGAGAACTGCACGGTGCGGCCGTTGCTCGCGGCCCAGGACTCGACCTGGGCGATGGCCTTGTTGCGGCGGTCGATGCCGGCGCTGTTGGTCAGCGAGTTGTCCTCGGTGTCGAGGTCGATCCTGGTGACCCCGTAGGTGGTGATCACCGACTCGTAGGCCGCGGCGATGGAGTTGACGTTGGTGCAGCTGTCGGCGATCTCGGTGCCGGTGTTGTCGGCCGTGTAGCCGCCGAAGGAGGGGACGACGTCGCCGCCGCCGGCCTGGATGGTGGAGATCTGGCTGCCGAAGGTGGAGGAGCTGATCGGCTGGCTGGTGCTGCCGTTCCAGTAGGCGGTGCACGAGCCCTTGGTGGCCGCCTGGAGGAAGGCCATGCTCAGGTACTTTGCGCCGGAACTGGCCGAAAGCGTCGCCGGGTTGTCGCTGCTGTAGGCCTCGAAGTAGGGCGAGAAGACGTGGGCCGGCAGAGGTGTGTTCGCCGCGTGCGCCGTGGGGGACGCCGCGACCGCCAGGCCCGCGCCGAGCAGCGCGGCCGTGAGCAGGGTTCGGACTGATCTCATGCAGGACTCCCGTGGGGTGGAGTGGTGCAAGGGGACGTGTCTGGACCCTGCCAATGATTGGACTAGACCAAATAACTGTCAAGAGTGTTAACAGTTAACGGCCGAGGCCCGCCCGGACGCTCGCCAGGCAGTCGCGGTGGGTCGGCTTCCAACCGAGCTCCGTCCTCGCCTTGCCGTTGTCCAGGCGCAGGTTGGTCGTCATCGCGACCGAGCCCAGCGGGGCGAGGGGGCGCACCAGCCACAGCGGCACGGTCATCGGCTGCGGCGTGCCGTAGGCGCTCGCGATCGCCCTCAGGTGCTCGGTCCAGCCGACGGCCTCGTCGTCGGCGATGTTGTAGGCCTGCCCGGCCCGGCCGTGGTGCAGCGCCGCGACCACCGCGCGGGCGGCGTCGGGCACGGCGGTCCAGGCGAGCCTGCGGCCGTGGTCGGCGATGCCGGGCAGCATCCGCTTGCGCAGCATCGGCACCACCAGCTGGTCGGTGACCCCCGGCCCGTAGAACAGGCCGAAGCGCAGCGCGACGCCCTCCATGCCCTCCGCGTTCAGCATCAGCTGTTCCTTGACCCGCATCGCCCCGACGTGGCGCTCCAGCTCCGGGCTCGCACCGGGCGGGCCGAACAGGTCCACGTCCTCGACCAGCGGGCGGTCGCCGTGGTCCCCGTAGCCGTAACCGAACATCATCGACTCGGCCACCAGCCTGCGCGCACCTGTCGCCCGGGCGGCCTCGATCAGGTTCGGGGTGCCGAGGCGGCGCAGCACGTCGGTGGGCTCCATGTCCGCATGCCGAGTCAGCTTCTTGCCGCTCAGACCGGTCGCCGCGTGCACGACGGCGTCGAACCTCAGCCCCTCGACCGCGCGCAGCACCGCGTCGCGGTCGAGCAGATCGGCGCGCAGGTCGTTGCCCGCGCCGCGGCCGAGCGTGGCGACCTCCTGCCCGTCGGCGCGCAGCGCCGCCACGATCTGCTGCCCCAGAACCCCGCTGCCACCGGCCAGTAGCACGCGCATGACTGCCTCCTCGTCCGTTCCTCCGTACGTCTTCCCGCCCGTTCACAGAGGAGACAGGGCGGGCCCGCGAAACGTGACATCGGGCGGAGAGGATCTTTCGGACCGGTGGAACGGCTTGACCCTGACACAGTGGGAGGCTCTGCACTGGAGGGGTCATGTTCACCATCGGAGACTTCGCCGCCTACGGCCAGGTGTCGGTCCGCATGCTGCGTCACTACGACGCGCTCGGGCTGCTGCGTCCCGCCCGCGTCGACCCCTGCAGCGGCTACCGCTACTACGAGGCGACGCAGCTGTCCCGGCTCAACCGCATCATCGCGCTCAAGGATCTCGGCTTCAGCCTGCAGCAGGTCGGCGAGGTGCTGGACGCGAGGATCGGCGCGGAGGAGCTGCGCGGCATGCTCCGGCTGCGGCGGGCCGAGCTGGCGGAGACCGTCGCGAGCGCGACGGCCCGGCTGGCCCAGGTCGAGGCGAGGCTCCGGACCATCGAAAGCGAGGGCGCGATGCCCACCGACGAGGTCGTTCTCAAGTCCCTTCCCGCCGCCCGCCTGGCCGTGCTGACCGGCACCGCCGAGAGCTTCGACCCGCGCCACGTCGGGCCGGTGATCTCTCCGCTCTACCGCAGGCTGCACGAGCTGCTCACCGCCGCGAACGTGCCGGTCACCGGCCCGGACATCGCCTGGTACGAGCAGGCCGCGCCGGAGCTCGGCGAGCCGATCGTGGTACACGCGGGCGTCCAGGTCGCCCTCGACCCCGGCCCGCTGCCGGGCGGCGGCGACGCCGAGGTGGTGGAGCTGCCCGCCGTCGCGCGGGCCGCGACGATCGTCCACCGCGGCGACATGGACCAGGTGCTCGGCAGCGTGCAGACCCTGGCCCGCTGGATCGAGTCCGGCGGCCACCGGGCCGACCGGCTGGGCCGGGAGCTCTACCTGAACTCCTGCGGCCCCCGGTCGGAATGGGTCACGGAGATCCAGTGGCCGCTGGTGGTCAGTCCCGTTCCCGAGGGCTGATCCGGGGGCTGCGGGTCAGCGTCCGGTGGTAGGGCCCGACGAGTTCGCGGTGCCACCATGCGCCGGAGGCACGCCGTTCGGCGCGGGTGGTGAAGCGGTAGCGGTAGAGCGTCGCCCGGACCTGGACGGGCGGCGCGCCGCCGAAGGGGTCGCCGTTCCTGCGCAGCAGCCGCAGCGTCGCGGGGTCCGCCGCCAGCAGCCTGCGCAGCAGCGGCCCCAGCCACGGCCCGGCGTAGCCGGGGTTGAGCGCGGCGAACCACATCAGCCAGTCCAGGCGCAGGTGGTAGGGGGCGAACTGCCGGGGCCTGCGGTGCGGGTCGCCCGGTTTGCCGGGGAACTCGTAGGCCAGCCAGGTGCGCCCGTCCACGGTGCCCTCCAGCACGACCTCGTGGCGCAACCGGGTCACGCTGCCGAACGCGCCGTAGGTGTTGACCAGGTGGAGCGAGTCGAAGGAGCGGTTCATCACCTGGCGCGAGGAGAGCAGATTGCGCGCCGGACGGTAACTCAGCACGAGCACGAGTGCCGCGTAGGCGAGGGCGGCCGCCTGGAACCAGAGCGGGCCGGCGGGGTACGCGCGCTCGGTCCCGCTGCTGACCGCGCCGAGCGCCAGCGTGATCGTCAGCCAGTTCAGCCAGGCGAAGTTGCCCGACAGCACCAGCCATAGCTGGGTGACCACGACCAGCCCCGCGGCGACCGTCGCGCCCGGCTGCGGCAGGAAGAGAGCGAACGGAGCGCCGAGCTGCACGACGTGGTTGGCCCCGGCCTCCACCCGGTGCAGCGGCCGGGGCAGGTGGTGGAACCACCAGCTGAGCGGCCCCGGCATCGGCTGCGTCTCGTGGTGGTAGTAGAGGCAGGTCAGCTCACGCCAGCAGCGGTCCCCGCGCAGCTTGATCAGGCCCGCGCCCACCTCGACCCGGAACAGGATCCAGCGGATCAGCAGCAGCGTCGTGAACGGCGGTGCGACCTCGGCGTTGCCCAGGAAGACGGCCAGCGCGCCCGTCTCCAGCAGCAGCGACTCCCAGCCGAAGGAGTACCAGGTCTGGCCCACGTTGACGATCGAGAGGTAGAGCGCCCAGAGCAGGAACCAGCCGAGCATCGCCGCCCACAGCGGCACCGCGTCCCCCGCCCCGGCGGCCACCGCCGCGGCGAGCGCGCAGCCGGTCCAGGCGACGCCGGCGAACAGCCGGTCGGAGAAGCCCCAGTGGAACAGCGAGGGGGCCTCCCGCCAACCGCGCCGGGCCAGAAAGCGCGGCACCGGCAGCAGCCCGTGCTCGCCGATCAGCGCCCGGCCCTGGCGCGCCGCGGCGAGGAAGCCGACGAGATAGACGCCCGCGAGCGCGCGCTGGAACAGCAGCCTGCCCAGCCAGTACCCGGACGCGTCCAACCAGCGCATGCCTTCACTCTGCCGCAGCGGGCGGCCGATGCCGCCCGCAGGCGCGGGCGCGATCGGATGAACGGCGACCGCGGCGACCGGACGGCGGTGACCGGACGGCGGCGACCGGACCGCGGTGACCGGACGGCGGCGACCGGGCGGGGGCCGGACGGCCAGCCGGTCGGCCGGTCGGCCGGTCGGGAAACCATTCGCGTTCCGCCCCTGCCCCGGTCTAGCGTCGAGGGATGCCGCCCACCGACCGCCTGCTCGCCTTCGTCGCCCTCGCGACGGTCATCATCGTGATCCCCGGCCCGAGCGTGCTCTTCGTCCTCGGCCGGGCGCTGGCCCACGGCCGCAGGACCGCGCTGCTCAGCGTGGTCGGCAACACCCTCGGCTCGCTGCTGCTGGTGGGCGGGATCGCGCTCGGTCTCGGCCCGCTGCTCGCCGGTTCCGCGCTCGCGCTCACCGCGCTCAAGCTCGGCGGGGCGAGCTATCTGGTGTACCTGGGCGTCAAGGCCTACCGGCACCGCGGCACGCTCGTCGCGGCCTTCGAGGCCGTCGCCCCGGCGGAAGGCGTCGCCGCCCCGCGCGGCGATCTGCGGACCCTCGGCGAGGGGCTCGTCGTCGGCGTGAGCAACCCGAAGACGCTGGTCTTCTACGCCGCCGTGCTGCCCCAGTTCGTCGCGCGCGGCGAGGGCACGGCGCCGGTTCCGCTGCAACTGCTGGTGCTCGGGCTGATCTTCAACCTCATCGCGCTGACCTGTGACTCCGCCTGGGGCCTGGCCTCCTCCGCGGCGCGCTCCTGGTTCGCCCGCTCGCCGCGCCGGCTGCGCGCCGTCGGCGGCGCCGGCGGCCTGGCGATGATCGGCCTCGGCGTCACCGTGGCCGCCACCGGCCGCACCGACTGAAGGAACCCGTCTCCCGGATCGGCGCGAAACCCCCTCGACACCGCGCCGCCGCTGGCTACGCTTACCCCCATGCGCACGCATCTCTCCGGACCGCACTGACGGACCCCGCCGCCGCGAACGCAGGACGTGACCTGACGCCGTCCTGACTCCTCGCGGTGGTGCGCCCTGCCATGTCACGCCGTGTTCTCGGCGTGGGCAGCCCCGTCCCTCGTGCCGTGCACCACGTCTCTTTCCGGAGAACTGCCATGTCCCGCCCCGCCCGGGGCGGCGCGTCGTCGTACCGCGCCGTCCTCGCCCTGCCGCATGCCCGCGGCCTCTTCCTCGCCGGTTCGCTCGCCCGGCTCCCCTACGGTCTGCTGTCCCTCCCGTTGCTGCTCGCGCTCCGCCATGGGGTCGGCTCCTATGCCGGCGCCAGCACGGCCTTCGGTGCGTTCGGCCTGGTCAGTGCGGTGCTCGCGCCGTACAGGGCCCGCCTGGTCGAACGCCGCCCTGCGGCGCTGCCCTGGCTGGCGTTCGGCTTCGCGGCCGTGCTCGCCGCCGTCGCGCTGCTCGCCGCGCAGACGCGACTGCCGCAGGACGCCGCCGTCTTGCTCGCCGTACTGGCCGGTGCGCTGCCGCCGCCGGTTGGCCCGCTGCTGCGGGCCCGCTGGAGCGAGATGTCGGCGGGCGAGGCGCAGCGGCAGGCCGCGCTGAGCCTGGACACCGTCGCCGAGTCGACCATCTTCGCCGCCGGACCGCTGCTGGCGAGCGCGCTGCTGGCGGTGGGCACGGCGTCCACGGCGCTCGGCGTCTGCGCCGCCGTCCTGGTCGTCGGCTTCGTCGCGCTCTCGTTCCAGCTCGCTTCCCTCCCGGTCGCCCGCACCCGACCGGCCGATCCGCTCGTCCAGGTCCGCGGCGCTCGGGCCCGCGTCCCCTTCCGCTCCGGTGGGTTCCTCACGGTGCTGGCCGTGGTCCTCGCGGTCGGCTGGGCCGTGGCGATGGCGGAGCTGGCGGCCGTCGCCGCCTGGGGGCCGACCGTCTCCGGGCCGCTGCTGGCACTCCTCTCCGTCGGCGGCGTCCTGGGTGGGCTGCTCTACGGACGCCGCAGCTGGCGCTGGTCGCCGCGCAGCAGGCTGGTGGCGCTGGGCGCGGCCGGCGCCCTCTGCCATGCGCTGCCGGTGCTGCTCTTCGCGCCGGGCGGCGCGGCGGTCGCCCTGTTCTGCGCGGGCGCGGTGACGGACGCGGCGCTGATCACCGGCTACCTGCTGGTCGAGGAGCTGGTCCCGGAGGGCGCCCGCGCCGAGGGCCTGGCCTGGGTCAACACCTGCTTCAACCTCGGTGTCGCCCTGGGCTCCAGCGCCGGTGGCCTGGTCCTCGGCACCCCCGCGGGCCCGCGCGGAGTCCTGGTCCTCGGGGCCGTCGGCGCGGCGCTGCCCGTGCTCGCCGCCGTGTGCGTCCGGTCCCTCCGCGCCGCGGCCGTGCGCGCTGTGGACGCCGTCCGCCTGCCGAAATCCGGTGGACAGGGCGGGAGGGCGGCAGAGACTGGGCTCATGACTACGCATCAGGCCCAACCCGCGCCGGTCGACCTCCACGCCGCCCTCGCCACCTTCGACGCGCTGTGGAGCCCGCGCATCGTCGCGGCCGTCAACGACTACGACGTGCGCATCGCCAAGGTCCAGGGACAGTACGTCTGGCACTCGCACGCCGACACCGACGAGTTCTTCCTCGTCATCGACGGTGAGCTCACCATCGGCCTGCGCGAGCCGGACGCCGCCGAGCGCACGGTCACCCTGACACGGGGCTCCGTCTTCGTGGTGCCGCGCGGCGTGGAGCACCGCCCCGAGTCGGCGGCCGGGGCCGCGATCCTCATGTTCGAGCCGACCGGGACGCTCTCCTCCGGGGACTTCGAGGGCGCGATCCCCGACCACATCGACTCGACCACCGGGCACGCCCTCACCGGCTGACGGGGGCCAGCAGTCCCTGCAGTGCGGGATGCAGACCGGGGCCGGCGACCAGGACGCTCTCCGCGCCCGCCCGCCACGGCCTGCCCCGCACGTCCGTCACCAGCGCGCCCGCCTCCCTGGCGATCAGCGCGCCCGCCAGCAGGTTGGCGTCGTCGCGGCCGAACTCCCAGAACGCGTCCAGCCGTCCGGCGGCGGTGTCGGCCAGCTGCCAGGCGGTCGGGCCGAGGTTGCGTACCGCCGCGACGGCCGGAAGCACCGCCGTCAGCGCCCGTCCGGCCGGCTCGGCGGCCTCCGGCTGGGTGGCGCCGAGGAACGGCGGGTGGCTGGTCGCCACGACGGCCAACTGCGGGTCGGTCTTCGCGGACGGCGCGACGGCCGCACCGTTCCGCGTCGCACCCGCTCCGGCGGCGGCGAGGTAGGTCTCGCCGAGCAGCGGCGCGTGCAGCGCG
This window encodes:
- a CDS encoding chaplin; translation: MVNTKRGLLVSVAAAGLLAAGGGVAAASSTANGEASHSPGFLSGNLVQVPVHVPVNVCGNTVNVIALLNPAFGNHCENEG
- a CDS encoding chaplin, with amino-acid sequence MTNVLKGALVATAAVGVVAAGAGAAFASSHACGDTSDSPGAVSGNNIAVPVHVPVNVSGVTGNLVGVLNPAFGNHAVNEG
- a CDS encoding chaplin, with translation MRTPSRLAAAGVLVAGFVLAAAGTASADATANAVATDSPGFLSGNIVQVPIDADLNVCGNSVNVVGVLNPAVGNRCANGDHAVAWHHTVWHHWWHHDDDAAADDRDCD
- a CDS encoding carbohydrate binding domain-containing protein, producing MRSVRTLLTAALLGAGLAVAASPTAHAANTPLPAHVFSPYFEAYSSDNPATLSASSGAKYLSMAFLQAATKGSCTAYWNGSTSQPISSSTFGSQISTIQAGGGDVVPSFGGYTADNTGTEIADSCTNVNSIAAAYESVITTYGVTRIDLDTEDNSLTNSAGIDRRNKAIAQVESWAASNGRTVQFSYTLPTTTGGLASSGLAVLQNAVQNNARVDVVNIMTFDYYDGASHEMGTDAEHAATGLESQLASLYPSKSAAQLWNMVGITMMPGIDDYGAAETTTVADAANVENWANGKGLAELSFWALERDNGGCPGTGGSDTCSGISQGTWDFSHAMEPFTSGGGTTQNDFSVALNPASASVQQGGSTTATVATAVTSGSAQSVSLTASGAPSGVSLSLSPTSVTAGGSSTLTATVGASVPAGSYPITVTGSAASGSHAATFTLTVTSTSGGGGGGSLVNGGFESGSLSPWTCQSGSAVVSSPVHSGSHALLVAPSSSTTGECDQTVTLSPNHAYTLTGWVQGPYAYIGVTGGASASTWSSGSGWNQLTVHFTTGASGTVSVFVHGWYGQGNVNADDFSVA
- a CDS encoding NAD-dependent epimerase/dehydratase family protein; the protein is MRVLLAGGSGVLGQQIVAALRADGQEVATLGRGAGNDLRADLLDRDAVLRAVEGLRFDAVVHAATGLSGKKLTRHADMEPTDVLRRLGTPNLIEAARATGARRLVAESMMFGYGYGDHGDRPLVEDVDLFGPPGASPELERHVGAMRVKEQLMLNAEGMEGVALRFGLFYGPGVTDQLVVPMLRKRMLPGIADHGRRLAWTAVPDAARAVVAALHHGRAGQAYNIADDEAVGWTEHLRAIASAYGTPQPMTVPLWLVRPLAPLGSVAMTTNLRLDNGKARTELGWKPTHRDCLASVRAGLGR
- a CDS encoding MerR family transcriptional regulator, with amino-acid sequence MFTIGDFAAYGQVSVRMLRHYDALGLLRPARVDPCSGYRYYEATQLSRLNRIIALKDLGFSLQQVGEVLDARIGAEELRGMLRLRRAELAETVASATARLAQVEARLRTIESEGAMPTDEVVLKSLPAARLAVLTGTAESFDPRHVGPVISPLYRRLHELLTAANVPVTGPDIAWYEQAAPELGEPIVVHAGVQVALDPGPLPGGGDAEVVELPAVARAATIVHRGDMDQVLGSVQTLARWIESGGHRADRLGRELYLNSCGPRSEWVTEIQWPLVVSPVPEG
- a CDS encoding lipase maturation factor family protein gives rise to the protein MRWLDASGYWLGRLLFQRALAGVYLVGFLAAARQGRALIGEHGLLPVPRFLARRGWREAPSLFHWGFSDRLFAGVAWTGCALAAAVAAGAGDAVPLWAAMLGWFLLWALYLSIVNVGQTWYSFGWESLLLETGALAVFLGNAEVAPPFTTLLLIRWILFRVEVGAGLIKLRGDRCWRELTCLYYHHETQPMPGPLSWWFHHLPRPLHRVEAGANHVVQLGAPFALFLPQPGATVAAGLVVVTQLWLVLSGNFAWLNWLTITLALGAVSSGTERAYPAGPLWFQAAALAYAALVLVLSYRPARNLLSSRQVMNRSFDSLHLVNTYGAFGSVTRLRHEVVLEGTVDGRTWLAYEFPGKPGDPHRRPRQFAPYHLRLDWLMWFAALNPGYAGPWLGPLLRRLLAADPATLRLLRRNGDPFGGAPPVQVRATLYRYRFTTRAERRASGAWWHRELVGPYHRTLTRSPRISPRERD
- a CDS encoding LysE family translocator, with the protein product MPPTDRLLAFVALATVIIVIPGPSVLFVLGRALAHGRRTALLSVVGNTLGSLLLVGGIALGLGPLLAGSALALTALKLGGASYLVYLGVKAYRHRGTLVAAFEAVAPAEGVAAPRGDLRTLGEGLVVGVSNPKTLVFYAAVLPQFVARGEGTAPVPLQLLVLGLIFNLIALTCDSAWGLASSAARSWFARSPRRLRAVGGAGGLAMIGLGVTVAATGRTD
- a CDS encoding cupin domain-containing protein, with the protein product MTTHQAQPAPVDLHAALATFDALWSPRIVAAVNDYDVRIAKVQGQYVWHSHADTDEFFLVIDGELTIGLREPDAAERTVTLTRGSVFVVPRGVEHRPESAAGAAILMFEPTGTLSSGDFEGAIPDHIDSTTGHALTG
- a CDS encoding inositol monophosphatase family protein; this translates as MSDVQELLPTMAAAAEEVGALLLATPRPAPAADLAGYRRAFDALEAPAVAILHRRLDPLRPGTPWADEMETRLPESGEVWVVDAVDGAVQFLQHLPQFCVSLALVKDGEPVAAALHAPLLGETYLAAAGAGATRNGAAVAPSAKTDPQLAVVATSHPPFLGATQPEAAEPAGRALTAVLPAVAAVRNLGPTAWQLADTAAGRLDAFWEFGRDDANLLAGALIAREAGALVTDVRGRPWRAGAESVLVAGPGLHPALQGLLAPVSR